A window of the Janthinobacterium agaricidamnosum NBRC 102515 = DSM 9628 genome harbors these coding sequences:
- a CDS encoding DMT family transporter: protein MSDRRAIALVLLSAAGFGSSAVFAKAAYASGVNPSTMLALRFVMATMLLLPLVWLGGWRLPRGRLLAGYMLMGLMYTAQSQGYFNALMYASSGLVGMLLYVYPVLVTILALMLGWEKLDKRLLILMALAIGGMAITLGGKLQGKPIGIVLALMAAGVYAVYILYGNSLSRSKENIHPLAACVVILGTAGVSNSGVALWQGLSFPSTAQGWLAVGAIALFSTAIAIAAFFAGVQQIGAAKASILSTFEPVITMGFGITLLHESVSASQLLGGVMVLTAVILLAQRPASKPDTVTAGQAAQAGA, encoded by the coding sequence ATGTCTGATCGCCGCGCGATTGCGCTGGTGTTGCTGTCGGCCGCCGGTTTTGGCAGTTCGGCTGTGTTTGCCAAGGCGGCGTATGCGTCCGGCGTCAATCCGTCGACGATGCTGGCCTTGCGCTTCGTGATGGCGACGATGTTGCTGCTGCCGCTGGTGTGGCTGGGCGGCTGGCGCTTGCCGCGCGGTCGTCTGCTGGCCGGTTATATGCTGATGGGGCTGATGTACACGGCCCAGTCGCAAGGCTATTTTAATGCCCTGATGTATGCCAGCAGCGGCCTGGTCGGCATGTTGCTGTATGTTTATCCGGTGCTGGTGACGATTTTGGCGCTGATGCTGGGCTGGGAAAAACTCGACAAGCGCCTGCTGATCCTGATGGCGCTGGCGATCGGCGGCATGGCGATCACGCTGGGCGGCAAGTTGCAGGGCAAGCCGATCGGCATCGTGCTGGCCTTGATGGCGGCCGGCGTCTACGCGGTGTATATTTTGTACGGCAATAGCCTGTCCAGGAGTAAGGAGAACATCCATCCATTGGCGGCGTGCGTGGTGATACTCGGCACCGCCGGTGTCAGCAACAGCGGCGTGGCGCTGTGGCAGGGCTTGTCTTTCCCTTCGACCGCTCAGGGCTGGCTGGCGGTCGGCGCCATTGCGCTGTTTTCGACGGCGATTGCGATAGCCGCATTTTTTGCCGGCGTGCAGCAAATCGGCGCCGCCAAGGCATCGATCCTGTCGACTTTCGAGCCGGTCATCACGATGGGCTTTGGCATTACCCTGCTGCATGAATCGGTTAGCGCCAGCCAGTTGCTGGGCGGCGTCATGGTCTTGACGGCGGTAATCTTACTGGCCCAGCGGCCGGCGTCCAAGCCGGATACCGTCACGGCCGGCCAGGCCGCCCAAGCCGGCGCCTGA
- a CDS encoding heme/hemin ABC transporter substrate-binding protein, whose amino-acid sequence MSTLRARRNALKTLGLGALALAGADPLRALAAAGKPRRIVSVGGALTEIVYALSAEADLVGVDTTSLYPASAQKLPSVGYARTLSSEGVLALAPTDVIATEEAGPPTVLQQVKAAGIPVTVMNSNYRFEGLLERIRRVGQIIGRDEPAARLAQTLQQQWSATRQEQARRKHAPVRVLFVLAHAPNQIMVGGRDTGADAMIAYAGALNVLGGPAGFAGYKPLTPEAVIAARPDVVLVTDQGVQASGGVDGILKLPGLEQTPAGRSRRVVSLEAMYLLGFGPRLPAAVAALDAALVKAMPA is encoded by the coding sequence ATGAGCACCCTCCGTGCGCGCCGCAACGCGCTGAAAACGCTGGGCCTGGGCGCGTTGGCGCTGGCCGGCGCCGATCCGCTGCGGGCGCTGGCGGCGGCCGGCAAGCCGCGCCGCATCGTCAGCGTCGGCGGCGCGCTGACCGAGATCGTCTACGCGCTGAGCGCCGAGGCCGACCTGGTCGGCGTCGACACCACCTCGCTGTATCCGGCCAGCGCGCAAAAACTGCCCAGCGTCGGTTATGCCCGCACGCTGTCGTCCGAAGGCGTGCTGGCGCTGGCGCCGACCGATGTCATCGCCACCGAGGAAGCCGGCCCGCCGACGGTCTTGCAGCAGGTGAAGGCGGCCGGCATCCCGGTGACGGTGATGAATTCCAATTACCGCTTTGAAGGACTGCTGGAACGCATCAGGCGGGTCGGCCAGATCATCGGCCGCGATGAACCGGCGGCACGGCTGGCGCAAACGCTGCAGCAGCAATGGAGCGCGACGCGGCAAGAGCAGGCGCGCCGCAAGCACGCGCCGGTGCGGGTGCTGTTCGTGCTGGCGCATGCGCCGAACCAGATCATGGTCGGCGGACGCGATACCGGCGCCGACGCGATGATCGCCTATGCCGGCGCGCTGAACGTGCTGGGCGGTCCTGCCGGTTTTGCCGGCTACAAGCCGCTGACGCCGGAAGCGGTGATCGCCGCGCGGCCCGACGTGGTGCTGGTCACCGACCAGGGCGTGCAGGCGTCCGGCGGCGTCGACGGCATCCTCAAACTGCCGGGACTGGAACAAACCCCGGCCGGGCGCAGCCGCCGCGTGGTGTCGCTGGAAGCGATGTACCTGCTCGGCTTCGGTCCGCGCCTGCCGGCCGCGGTCGCCGCGCTCGACGCCGCGCTCGTCAAGGCGATGCCGGCATGA
- a CDS encoding UPF0149 family protein — protein sequence MQLDQPLSEKEFDELDQFLLSERSPEDAMTMDTLHGYLTAVAIGPETIMPAEWLPRVWGEDGKVAPQFKNAKEEERIVNLIMRFMNEVLVTFEVAPKEFEPLFVEHEYEGQTLIDAEAWCWGFWEGMELRNGSWDEIWDSEVGDLMQPIYLLGADEIEEEELKLVEDPVKAHKLALDLEANLPNIYRFWVPRRKPAVQTIKREEPKVGRNDDCPCGSGKKFKKCCGAESATEAAAE from the coding sequence ATGCAACTCGACCAGCCTTTATCAGAAAAAGAATTCGACGAACTAGACCAATTCCTGTTGTCGGAGCGCAGCCCCGAAGACGCGATGACGATGGACACCCTGCACGGTTACCTGACCGCCGTCGCGATCGGCCCGGAAACCATCATGCCGGCCGAATGGCTGCCGCGAGTCTGGGGCGAAGACGGCAAGGTTGCGCCACAATTCAAGAACGCCAAGGAAGAAGAACGCATCGTCAACCTGATCATGCGCTTCATGAATGAAGTGCTGGTCACGTTCGAAGTGGCACCAAAGGAATTCGAGCCGCTGTTCGTCGAGCATGAATACGAAGGCCAGACCCTGATCGACGCCGAAGCGTGGTGCTGGGGTTTCTGGGAAGGCATGGAATTGCGTAACGGTTCCTGGGATGAAATCTGGGATTCGGAAGTCGGCGATTTGATGCAGCCGATTTATCTGCTGGGCGCCGACGAAATCGAAGAAGAAGAATTGAAGCTGGTCGAAGATCCGGTCAAGGCCCATAAACTGGCGCTGGACCTGGAAGCGAACTTGCCGAACATCTACCGTTTCTGGGTGCCGCGCCGCAAACCGGCGGTACAAACCATCAAGCGCGAAGAACCGAAAGTCGGCCGCAACGACGACTGCCCCTGCGGCAGCGGCAAGAAATTCAAGAAATGCTGCGGCGCTGAATCGGCGACGGAAGCGGCGGCGGAATAA
- a CDS encoding serine/threonine protein kinase: MHTKNQPTDDAKPVHPFSELSPDCVLDALDSVGLHGDGRLLALNSYENRVYQVGIEDSPPLVAKFYRPQRWSDQAILEEHAFVGELVEREIPVVPALALNGSTLHQFKDFRFAVFPRHGGRAPELDDPLTLEWIGRFIGRIHAVGGLASYRERPALNPDTFGIEPRDFLLANDFIPPELLAAYSSVVRQALDGVRRCYERAGEVSLLRLHGDCHGGNVLWTDAGPHFVDFDDSRMGPAIQDLWMMLSGERSDQVRQMSDILAGYEDFCDFEPRQLYLVEALRTLRLIHYSAWLARRWDDPAFPVAFPWFNTQRYWQDRILELREQVALMDEAPLWPV, from the coding sequence ATGCATACCAAAAACCAGCCGACTGACGACGCCAAACCTGTCCATCCCTTTTCCGAACTGAGCCCGGATTGCGTGCTCGACGCCCTCGACAGTGTCGGCTTGCACGGCGACGGCCGCCTGCTGGCGCTGAATAGTTATGAAAACCGGGTATATCAGGTCGGCATCGAAGACAGCCCGCCGCTGGTGGCCAAGTTTTACCGGCCGCAACGCTGGAGCGACCAGGCCATCCTCGAAGAGCACGCCTTTGTGGGCGAACTGGTGGAGCGCGAAATCCCGGTGGTGCCGGCGCTGGCATTAAATGGCTCGACCTTGCACCAGTTCAAGGATTTCCGTTTCGCGGTGTTTCCGCGCCATGGCGGTCGCGCGCCCGAGCTGGACGATCCGCTGACGCTGGAATGGATCGGGCGCTTCATCGGCCGCATCCATGCCGTCGGCGGCCTGGCGTCTTACCGGGAACGGCCGGCGCTGAATCCGGACACCTTTGGCATCGAGCCGCGCGACTTTTTGCTGGCCAACGATTTCATTCCACCGGAATTACTGGCCGCCTATTCCAGCGTGGTGCGGCAGGCGCTCGATGGCGTCAGGCGCTGCTATGAGCGGGCCGGCGAGGTCAGCCTGTTGCGCCTGCACGGTGATTGTCATGGCGGCAACGTGCTGTGGACCGACGCCGGGCCGCACTTCGTCGATTTCGACGATAGCCGCATGGGACCGGCGATCCAGGATTTGTGGATGATGTTGTCGGGCGAACGCAGCGACCAGGTGCGCCAGATGAGCGATATCCTGGCCGGTTACGAGGATTTCTGCGATTTCGAGCCGCGCCAGCTGTACCTGGTCGAAGCGTTGCGCACCTTGCGCCTGATTCATTATTCGGCCTGGCTGGCGCGCCGCTGGGATGACCCGGCCTTTCCCGTCGCATTTCCATGGTTTAACACGCAACGTTACTGGCAAGACCGCATCCTGGAATTGCGCGAACAAGTGGCGCTGATGGATGAGGCGCCGTTGTGGCCCGTGTAA
- a CDS encoding M48 family metallopeptidase, with protein MYSLAFSILFVSFLILTLVVRFWLATRQIRHVLANRAAVPPEFAARIPLAAHQKAADYTVAKTRFGLLGLVVNSAVLIGFTLLGGLQWLAIGVLHLTGPGMLYQIGLIVAFAAISGLIDLPFDYYKQFVLEQRFGFNKMSKGLFFGDMLKGVLLGAVIGLPLIWVVLTLMGQTGDLWWLYAWLVWSGFQLLMMVLYPTVIAPLFNKFVPLADASLKARIEGLMQRVGFASKGLFVMDGSKRSAHGNAYFSGFGANKRIVFFDTLLSRLAPQEIEAVLAHELGHFKLKHIVKRIAVMFVVSLGFLALLGFLKNQLWFYTGLGVDPVALMLAGQSNDAMVLLLFMLALPVFTFLLGPLTSLSSRKHEFEADAFAATHTDARDLVSALVKMYEDNASTLTPDPLHSAFYDSHPPASVRIRHLNLAAT; from the coding sequence ATGTATTCACTCGCGTTTTCCATTTTGTTTGTATCTTTCCTTATTTTGACGCTGGTCGTGCGCTTTTGGCTCGCCACGCGCCAGATCCGCCACGTGCTGGCCAACCGCGCCGCCGTGCCGCCCGAATTCGCCGCCAGGATCCCGCTGGCCGCGCACCAGAAGGCCGCCGACTACACCGTCGCCAAGACCAGGTTCGGCTTGCTGGGACTGGTGGTCAACAGCGCGGTGCTGATCGGCTTCACCTTGCTGGGCGGCTTGCAGTGGCTGGCCATCGGCGTGCTGCACCTGACCGGCCCCGGCATGCTGTACCAGATCGGCCTGATCGTCGCCTTCGCCGCGATTTCCGGCCTGATCGACTTGCCGTTCGATTACTACAAACAATTCGTGCTGGAACAGCGCTTCGGCTTCAACAAGATGAGCAAGGGCCTGTTTTTTGGCGACATGCTCAAGGGCGTGCTGCTGGGCGCGGTCATCGGCTTGCCGTTGATCTGGGTGGTGTTGACGCTGATGGGCCAGACCGGCGACCTGTGGTGGCTGTACGCGTGGCTGGTCTGGAGCGGTTTCCAGCTGCTGATGATGGTGCTGTACCCGACCGTGATCGCGCCGCTGTTCAACAAATTCGTGCCGCTGGCCGACGCATCGCTGAAGGCCCGCATCGAAGGCTTGATGCAGCGCGTCGGCTTCGCGTCGAAAGGCTTGTTCGTCATGGATGGCTCGAAACGCAGCGCCCACGGCAATGCGTATTTCTCGGGCTTCGGCGCCAACAAGCGCATCGTGTTTTTCGATACCCTGCTGTCGCGCCTGGCGCCGCAGGAAATCGAGGCGGTATTGGCGCATGAACTGGGCCATTTCAAGCTGAAGCACATCGTCAAGCGCATCGCCGTGATGTTCGTCGTGTCGCTGGGTTTCCTGGCGCTGCTCGGCTTCCTGAAAAACCAGCTGTGGTTTTATACCGGCCTGGGCGTCGATCCGGTCGCGCTGATGCTGGCCGGCCAGTCCAACGATGCGATGGTGCTGCTGCTGTTCATGCTGGCGCTGCCGGTATTTACTTTCCTGCTCGGCCCGTTGACGTCGCTCAGCTCGCGCAAGCATGAATTCGAAGCGGATGCCTTCGCCGCCACTCATACCGACGCGCGCGACCTGGTGTCGGCGCTGGTCAAGATGTATGAAGACAATGCCTCGACACTGACGCCGGACCCGCTGCATTCCGCGTTTTACGATTCGCATCCGCCAGCCAGCGTGCGCATCCGCCACCTGAACCTGGCAGCCACCTGA
- the gcvA gene encoding transcriptional regulator GcvA produces the protein MSRHLPPLAALHAFDAAARHEGFQRAGEELHVSAGAIGHHVKQLEAWLGIVLFQRMPRGVVLTGAGQRYAAALRPILNQLADVSEQARRQGDEKVVTVTATSSLVTRWLMPRLGRLRDRHPHIELRVLGSTHPVDFARDGVDVAIRLGPGRYPGMKVDLLMEEWFSAVCSPAFRATASNLRTPADLLRYPLLHDEPEVKLPGEIDWARWMQSCGVPYSGNSGARFSHTYLCLDAAASGQGVSIAAGPLIGDDLRSGRLVRLFEHKVLGPHRYYLLRTAQAEARPLVHAFCEWVIAEARADQEAALPPV, from the coding sequence ATGTCCCGTCACTTACCGCCGCTGGCCGCCCTGCACGCCTTCGACGCCGCCGCCCGCCACGAAGGCTTCCAGCGCGCCGGCGAAGAATTGCATGTATCGGCCGGCGCCATCGGCCATCACGTCAAACAATTGGAGGCTTGGCTGGGCATCGTCTTATTCCAGCGCATGCCGCGCGGCGTGGTGCTGACCGGCGCCGGCCAGCGCTACGCGGCCGCGCTGCGCCCGATCCTGAACCAGCTGGCCGACGTGTCCGAGCAGGCGCGCCGCCAGGGCGATGAAAAAGTGGTGACCGTCACCGCCACCAGTTCGCTGGTGACGCGCTGGCTGATGCCGCGCCTGGGCCGCTTGCGCGACCGGCATCCGCACATCGAATTACGGGTGCTCGGCTCGACCCATCCGGTCGACTTCGCGCGCGACGGCGTCGACGTGGCGATCCGGCTCGGACCGGGACGCTATCCGGGCATGAAGGTCGACCTGTTGATGGAGGAATGGTTTTCAGCCGTGTGCAGCCCGGCCTTCCGCGCGACCGCCAGCAATTTGAGGACGCCGGCCGACTTGCTGCGCTATCCGCTGCTGCACGACGAACCGGAAGTCAAGCTGCCGGGAGAAATCGACTGGGCGCGCTGGATGCAAAGCTGCGGCGTGCCCTACAGCGGCAATAGCGGCGCGCGCTTTTCACATACCTATTTATGCCTGGACGCGGCGGCCAGCGGCCAGGGCGTATCGATCGCGGCGGGACCGCTGATCGGCGACGACTTGCGTTCCGGACGGCTGGTGCGGCTGTTCGAGCACAAAGTGCTGGGCCCGCACCGCTACTACCTGCTGCGCACCGCCCAGGCCGAAGCCCGGCCGCTGGTGCATGCATTCTGCGAATGGGTCATCGCCGAAGCGCGCGCCGACCAGGAAGCGGCGCTGCCGCCGGTCTAG
- a CDS encoding FecCD family ABC transporter permease, with protein sequence MSQAALARPAMPIRPRPALLLIVALLLVLLVAVQAGAVAVSWQDWSAPFLKDAQAGGGSYVLWNIRLPRALFSILIGAALALAGALTQGLFRNPLADPGLLGISSGAACAGALTIVLSAGLHLAPGMRIWLLPAAAFCGAMLICAVLDKVARWATPGSIVGLLLTGVALNAVTVAVMGLCVYIANDDQLRTITFWTLGSLAAGSWLQVGALLLVLAAALWAVRYLTRAMNALALGEAAAMHVGIDVGRLRTQVVLLVALLTGIAIAWCGGIGFIGLIGPHLVRTWLGADQRKVLPLSMLAGGLLLLVADTLARTVAIPAEVPVGIFTALLGGPFFLMLLRRFRHKTI encoded by the coding sequence ATGAGCCAGGCGGCCCTGGCGCGGCCGGCCATGCCGATCCGTCCGCGTCCGGCGCTGCTGCTCATCGTCGCGCTGCTGCTGGTGCTGCTGGTCGCGGTGCAGGCCGGCGCGGTGGCCGTGTCGTGGCAGGACTGGAGCGCGCCGTTCTTGAAAGACGCCCAGGCCGGCGGCGGCAGTTATGTGCTGTGGAATATACGCTTGCCGCGCGCGCTGTTTTCCATCCTGATCGGCGCCGCGCTGGCGCTGGCCGGCGCGCTGACGCAGGGCTTGTTCCGCAATCCGCTGGCCGATCCCGGCCTGCTCGGCATCAGCAGCGGGGCCGCGTGCGCCGGCGCGCTGACCATCGTGCTGTCGGCCGGCCTGCACCTGGCGCCCGGCATGCGGATCTGGCTGTTGCCGGCCGCGGCGTTTTGCGGCGCGATGCTGATTTGCGCCGTGCTCGACAAGGTGGCGCGCTGGGCCACGCCCGGTTCCATCGTCGGCTTGCTGCTGACCGGCGTCGCCTTGAACGCGGTGACGGTGGCGGTGATGGGCTTGTGCGTCTACATCGCCAACGACGACCAGTTGCGCACGATTACCTTCTGGACGCTGGGATCGCTGGCGGCCGGCAGCTGGCTGCAAGTCGGCGCGCTGCTGCTGGTGCTGGCCGCCGCGCTGTGGGCGGTGCGCTACCTGACCCGCGCGATGAATGCGCTGGCGCTGGGCGAAGCGGCGGCGATGCATGTCGGGATCGACGTCGGCCGGCTGCGCACCCAAGTGGTGCTGCTGGTCGCCCTGCTGACCGGGATCGCCATCGCCTGGTGCGGCGGCATCGGTTTCATCGGCTTGATCGGACCGCACCTGGTGCGCACCTGGCTGGGCGCGGACCAGCGCAAGGTGCTGCCGTTGTCGATGCTGGCCGGCGGCTTGCTGCTGCTGGTGGCCGACACGCTGGCGCGCACCGTGGCCATTCCGGCCGAAGTGCCGGTCGGGATTTTCACGGCGCTGCTGGGCGGACCATTCTTCCTGATGCTGCTGCGCCGCTTCCGCCACAAAACCATTTAA
- the rsgA gene encoding ribosome small subunit-dependent GTPase A, producing MKHKGNNEGNHSGKQLSGVIIAAHGRHYLADADGVKLQCVTRGKKTNVAVGDIVQLTLTSPDQGVIDKIEERRTLLYRSDQYKSKLLAANLSQLFIVVATEPGFADDLISRSLVAADAAGIEAHIILNKTDVAASLDKTRERLLAYASLGYPVHEVSARTRPEEAVATLMPLLAKQSSILIGQSGMGKSSLINLLVPDADIAVREISAALDTGKHTTTFTRLYKLGQQASIIDSPGFQEFGLYHLSEGMLERAFREFQPYLGGCKFYNCRHLIEPQCAVLAAVADGKIARMRHTLYGQLLHESAQTLY from the coding sequence ATGAAGCATAAGGGCAACAATGAGGGCAACCACAGTGGCAAGCAGCTCAGCGGCGTCATCATCGCGGCGCACGGCCGGCATTACCTGGCCGACGCCGATGGCGTGAAACTGCAATGCGTCACGCGCGGCAAGAAGACCAATGTGGCGGTCGGCGATATCGTCCAGCTGACGCTGACCTCGCCCGACCAGGGCGTGATCGACAAGATCGAGGAGCGCCGCACGCTGCTGTACCGCTCGGACCAGTATAAATCGAAGCTGCTGGCGGCCAATCTGAGCCAATTGTTCATCGTGGTGGCGACCGAACCGGGTTTCGCCGACGACCTGATTTCGCGTTCGCTGGTGGCGGCCGACGCGGCCGGCATCGAGGCCCATATCATCCTCAACAAGACCGACGTCGCCGCCTCGCTCGACAAGACCCGCGAACGGCTGCTGGCCTATGCGTCGCTCGGTTATCCTGTCCATGAAGTGTCGGCCCGCACCCGGCCCGAAGAAGCGGTGGCGACCCTGATGCCGCTGCTGGCGAAGCAGTCGTCTATCCTGATCGGCCAGTCCGGCATGGGCAAGTCGTCGCTGATCAACCTGCTGGTGCCGGACGCCGACATCGCGGTGCGCGAAATCTCGGCCGCGCTCGACACCGGCAAGCACACCACCACCTTTACCCGGCTCTACAAACTGGGCCAGCAGGCGTCGATCATCGATTCGCCCGGCTTCCAGGAGTTCGGCCTGTACCACTTGAGCGAAGGCATGCTGGAGCGGGCTTTCCGCGAATTCCAGCCCTACCTGGGCGGCTGCAAATTCTACAATTGCCGCCACCTGATCGAGCCGCAATGCGCGGTGCTGGCGGCGGTCGCCGACGGCAAGATCGCGCGCATGCGCCACACGCTGTACGGCCAGTTGCTGCACGAATCGGCGCAAACGCTGTATTGA
- a CDS encoding hemin-degrading factor, which produces MQSTQINTIQASFATLRREKKARHRDIAEQLDISEGELIAAHIGATGAMTAQRLLPDWPTIIEALEPLGEVMALTRNASCVHEKIGVYRKASNSGHIGLVLGGAIDLRVFYRLWAFGFAVSEQGEKEPQRSLQFFDASGTAVHKIFLKPHSDLAAYETLVSRFADDNQTAGIAVGVVPASAPELPDEQIDVAGFRAAWADLRDTHEFFMLLKKFSVSRLQGLRLAEARFVQQVDQSCVLDLLNDAVREGVSIMAFVGNPGMIQIHSGPVHKVAVMGPWINVLDPGFNLHLREDHIASAWVVRKPTVDGLVTSLELFDDKGDTIVMFFGERKPGAHELCEWRAVVDNVVREHELCAA; this is translated from the coding sequence ATGCAATCCACGCAGATTAATACCATCCAGGCCAGTTTCGCGACCTTGCGCCGCGAAAAGAAAGCGCGCCACCGCGACATCGCCGAACAACTCGATATTTCCGAAGGCGAATTGATCGCCGCCCATATCGGCGCCACCGGCGCCATGACGGCGCAGCGCTTGCTGCCCGACTGGCCGACCATCATCGAGGCGCTGGAACCGCTCGGCGAAGTGATGGCGCTGACCCGCAACGCCTCGTGCGTGCATGAAAAGATTGGGGTCTACCGCAAGGCCAGCAACAGCGGCCATATCGGCCTGGTGCTGGGCGGCGCGATCGACCTGCGGGTGTTTTACCGGCTGTGGGCCTTCGGTTTCGCAGTCAGCGAGCAGGGTGAAAAAGAGCCGCAGCGCAGCCTGCAGTTTTTCGACGCCAGCGGCACCGCCGTGCACAAGATTTTCTTGAAACCGCATAGCGACCTGGCCGCGTATGAGACGCTGGTGAGCCGTTTTGCCGACGACAATCAAACGGCCGGCATCGCAGTCGGCGTCGTGCCGGCCAGCGCGCCGGAACTGCCGGACGAGCAGATCGACGTGGCCGGTTTCCGCGCGGCCTGGGCCGACTTGCGCGACACCCATGAATTTTTCATGTTGCTGAAAAAATTCTCGGTGTCGCGCCTGCAAGGCTTGCGCCTGGCCGAAGCGCGCTTCGTGCAGCAAGTCGACCAATCCTGCGTGCTCGACCTGCTCAACGACGCGGTGCGCGAGGGCGTGTCCATCATGGCGTTTGTCGGCAATCCCGGCATGATCCAGATCCATTCCGGGCCGGTGCACAAGGTCGCCGTGATGGGGCCGTGGATCAATGTGCTCGATCCCGGTTTCAACCTGCATTTGCGCGAAGACCATATCGCCAGCGCCTGGGTGGTCAGGAAGCCGACCGTCGACGGCCTGGTCACGTCGCTGGAATTATTCGATGACAAGGGCGACACCATCGTGATGTTCTTTGGCGAACGCAAACCCGGCGCGCACGAATTGTGCGAATGGCGCGCGGTAGTCGATAACGTTGTGCGGGAGCATGAATTATGCGCAGCGTGA
- a CDS encoding 4a-hydroxytetrahydrobiopterin dehydratase: MTTLATQTCAPRSDALDDAALAALLPHVPDWTVSGGQLSRAFTFKNYYQTIAFVNALAYIAHSQDHHPELTVGYQLCTVHYRTHSVNQGGGGLSDNDFICAAKADLLYAQRGTAA; this comes from the coding sequence ATGACCACTCTCGCCACACAAACTTGCGCGCCGCGCAGCGATGCCCTGGACGATGCGGCGCTGGCCGCGCTGCTGCCCCATGTCCCTGACTGGACCGTTTCCGGCGGCCAGCTCAGCCGCGCCTTCACGTTCAAGAATTATTATCAGACCATCGCTTTCGTGAATGCGCTGGCCTATATCGCGCATAGCCAGGACCATCATCCGGAACTGACGGTCGGCTACCAGCTGTGCACGGTGCACTACCGTACCCACTCGGTGAACCAGGGCGGCGGCGGCTTGTCGGACAACGATTTCATTTGCGCGGCCAAGGCCGACTTGCTGTATGCGCAGCGCGGGACGGCCGCATGA
- the orn gene encoding oligoribonuclease codes for MSQATDLAAPASIPRPNEMNLIWVDMEMTGLEPDTDRIIEVAVVVTDMHLNVLAEGPVFAIHQSDETLDKMDAWNKGTHGRSGLIERVKASTVTEAQAEAELIAFLKKYVPAGKSPMCGNTIGQDRRFMVRGMPKLEAFFHYRNVDVSTLKELCKRWKPEIVSGFKKHQKHTAMADIIESIEELKYYREHFIKL; via the coding sequence ATGTCACAAGCGACCGATTTAGCAGCACCAGCGAGCATCCCCCGTCCAAATGAAATGAATTTGATCTGGGTGGATATGGAAATGACCGGCCTGGAACCGGATACCGACCGCATCATCGAAGTGGCGGTGGTGGTCACCGACATGCACTTGAACGTGCTGGCCGAAGGCCCGGTATTCGCGATCCACCAGTCCGACGAAACCCTGGACAAGATGGATGCATGGAACAAGGGCACCCACGGCCGTTCCGGCTTGATCGAGCGGGTCAAGGCGTCGACCGTGACCGAAGCGCAAGCCGAAGCCGAGCTGATCGCCTTCCTGAAAAAATACGTCCCGGCCGGCAAGTCGCCGATGTGCGGCAACACCATCGGCCAGGACCGCCGCTTCATGGTGCGCGGCATGCCGAAACTGGAAGCGTTTTTCCACTATCGCAATGTGGACGTTTCGACACTGAAAGAATTGTGCAAACGCTGGAAACCGGAAATCGTCAGCGGCTTCAAGAAACACCAGAAGCACACCGCGATGGCCGACATCATCGAATCGATCGAAGAATTGAAGTATTACCGCGAGCATTTCATCAAGCTGTAA
- a CDS encoding ATP-binding cassette domain-containing protein, with amino-acid sequence MTEHHSQSLLRLKFASAKLGQQFFGPFDIAIAGGERIAILGPSGAGKSTLLKLMARELKPESGQVLFAGRSLADWNLAALSRRRAVLPQAGDVAFGLMAELVIGLGRVVREHDPYLPEIVRGAAALAHAGHLLGRRLDSLSGGEQARVQLARIFAQLWDAEPGLILVDEPLASLDPGLQFDLLESMDNFASQHGHAIVAILHDINHALLGFDRLLLVKSGQLVGDMASDAAALPALEALYGIALNTAINADGDVCVIPARNKKRPFN; translated from the coding sequence ATGACAGAACACCATAGCCAATCACTGTTGCGCCTGAAATTTGCCAGCGCTAAACTGGGCCAGCAGTTCTTCGGCCCGTTCGACATCGCCATCGCCGGCGGTGAACGCATCGCGATCCTCGGCCCCAGCGGCGCCGGCAAGTCCACCTTGCTGAAGTTGATGGCGCGCGAATTGAAGCCGGAGTCGGGCCAGGTACTGTTTGCCGGCCGCTCGCTGGCGGACTGGAATCTGGCCGCATTGAGCCGGCGCCGCGCGGTGCTGCCGCAAGCCGGCGACGTCGCCTTCGGCTTGATGGCGGAGCTGGTGATCGGACTGGGCCGGGTGGTGCGCGAACACGATCCGTACTTGCCGGAGATCGTGCGCGGCGCGGCGGCGCTGGCCCACGCCGGCCATTTGCTGGGACGCCGGCTCGATAGCCTGTCCGGCGGCGAGCAGGCGCGGGTACAACTGGCGCGCATCTTCGCGCAACTGTGGGATGCCGAGCCGGGCTTGATACTGGTCGATGAACCGCTGGCTTCGCTCGATCCGGGCTTGCAATTCGACTTGTTGGAAAGCATGGACAACTTTGCATCGCAACATGGCCACGCCATCGTTGCGATCTTGCATGATATTAATCACGCATTGCTCGGCTTCGACCGGCTATTGCTGGTCAAGTCTGGCCAGTTGGTGGGCGACATGGCCAGCGATGCGGCGGCGCTGCCGGCGCTGGAAGCGCTGTATGGCATCGCGTTGAATACCGCCATAAACGCTGACGGTGATGTGTGCGTGATTCCTGCGCGTAATAAAAAACGGCCGTTCAACTGA